Part of the Labrus bergylta chromosome 19, fLabBer1.1, whole genome shotgun sequence genome, GACCTTTGTCATCAAAGTAACTAAGAATAGCAAACACtatgagaatatgtgtgtttgtcttttagcTTTCCTTTTAGTCTCGAAGTCAAACATTTCCTAAAGCGTCTCCTCATTCCCAATCTGTTGAAAAAGTCATTGCTCTCACAGGACGGGAATCTTTCTCTCCTTATATAATCAGTCAGTTCAAAGACACGCTGGTCAAAAAGGACCAGAGACTCCATAGAAGTCAATGCATTGCCGGTCTGTGAGTTAGCCTTGCATCACAATATCAATCTGTCTGGCTGTTCCCTTGCCCCTCTCCCCTAGTGTATCGTGGGACAAGTTCCAACTGTACGCAGTGTTCACAGAATTGGTCAGCTGAGaaaataattcataaaaaaagactttgtaTTGATGTACCAACAACACTACAGTTTATTTTCTCCATAAATCAGGTGTGGTACAAGTTCCAATCCAAGAATACTCATAAAGAAGCATAAAATCTCTCCTGCACACCCTATTCGACCCAATGTTCTGCAACTTGAGTTAATTTATTCACGTCACAGAGAATTTATCACTTAAAGCTCCCAGACTGCAGAGAGGATCAAGCCAAAGATCACACataaagcttgtttgaagcttttCTCAGCATGCTCTGATGGTAATTActcactttttctctccctgcaaGTTTCCTGTGCCTGTTGTGCACTCGAGTAACCCAGCCCTGATTTTGAAGTCATAACATTAGCCTTTGTCCAGGAATGACAAAATTATTATATTTGTTCAGCGTCCTAACTCAGGAGGATCAGTGCAGCCCTTTTAATTACAGTTTCACCCCACAGTACAGAGCAGCAGGCGTTCAGCATACAAACAGcatctttgttttattgctGTTTAGATCTGAGCTCAGAGCCTAAGATGTATCATGTGTTTATAGTCAAGGCTTGAAATTATTGTTTGTATTGCAACAAGTGTTTCTGACTTTCCATTGTGCCCACGCCTTGAAGATGTTCAGCAGAGTTTACTAAAGTTCATTGACACATAGTAACCTCGGCGAGCACACAGCTACTGGCAGTGTGATATTTGACTAGCTTACAAACCACATTGTTGAAAGGCATAGTGATGAGGACTGAAACTCAGCGTGTGATTGGCCGGACAGGGTTGCAGTCTCCAGGCAGAGGTGTTAGGTTTCAGATTGAGGGGACGTTTTGTTCTTCTGTGCGGCAGAGCTGCCCACAGAAGGAATAGACACTGGGTTAGGGCAGAAAAGATGTGTAAAAGAGGAGATGGGTGGAGTAGACTTGAGTTTATTAGACTTTATGATGAGTGACTACTTGGATGAAATGTTTCCTTGTGCCTTCTTCCCTCTAGCATCAGAGTAAATACAAAGACATGTGAAGATTTGTCAAATTGTCTCCTAAAATGTATATCcgtttttcattttgtgataTACTGAGCAAAAGAAttaactgaaaaaaatcaaattatctCACCCTGGTCCCCCAAGTTCAGCTCTTTTGCGACTGACCtatttttctattattttttttctctcagagtTCAGGCTCGCTTTAATTGAATTATTCCAGCAAGGCAATCGGGTCAGCATTACAGCAGCACCCACATACACAAACTCCCCCTGCCCACTGCTTTGGAGAGCTTTTATTTCCCTTGTAATGTTGGCATTCACAGGGCTACCAGGACTGTGAATAAACAAGCCTCTTAAGACTATGATTGTTGGTTATCTAGGAAGGCCACAACAATGATGGAGCTGAATGCAGCATAACACAGTGGAAGTAGGCCAGGAGACTTTGGTCTCGACTCAGACTTCCTGGCATTCAGTCTGCGTCTTGCATATTAGTCAGGGGTCAGACTAAACAACAAGCCAACACTAAAGAGGCTGCCGCGTTTTGAAGTACACTTCTAGAATGACTCTGTGATGATGCGTGCACAGTTTGTCTGATTAGTAACGTGTGTGTGAGTCCTCGACGAGGTGAAAAGGGCGGCTGAAGCATCCTACAGAGATGTCTAGGCTGCAGAGAAACGGCTTCTGAAGAGGGAGAGTCTGATGCAGTGTGGCATCATCGCGTCCAAGCAATGGACAGATTTAAGTGTTCTCTGGTCTAACCGTGTGAGAGTGACTTGGCCTGACGGAGAGGACAGTCAGGAGTCATACCGTCTGAATAGACCATCATCTGCTTGAATGCCTGTTTGGTTGAGCATGGCCTTCAGTTATCGGTTCTGCTGTCTCTTGTCTTGTCACCTTGGTTACCATGTCAACCTGATGGGTttcgtttaaaaaaacagctttttaaaaaagtgaatcttgtatttttttagCCTACTCAGGAAACATTTCTAAAAGGTAGTGAAACATGACATTTCTCGATTTAGTTCCACCAGCCTGGCACTTCATGCAGGGAGAGGATTGAATGGATTTTTGGACTGTTTCTCTCCCTGTGCCTTAATACCATGAGAGTTGCTGACTCAGCAAAAGAGACAACTGATCCCGGGACAGCTGTCTGGGAAGCTATATTCTTAATATAGAGGGAAATGAAGTACACATAGAGATGTGTTTAAAGCCCTTGATATgaagagaacaaaaacagaagcaaaACAGTATTTCGTCATCGGTTTCAAAACCGCTTCACATGTTTTCTTAGTAAATAGTGAGTTCCCCATGTTGTGCGAGGGCCGTGTTAAGAGCAGATCCAGTAGCAACATCAGGGGGCCTCAGTGGGAGAAATTATTACCATCTTCTTGTCGAGCAGCTGTTTGTTGatatttagtcatgttttcatggtgtgggtttttttttgtttttttttctcagtgcaTATCTGATGTGTCTCACGCTGCCTCGGGGAAGTCGAGCAGGAACACAACTCTCTGTGAACTGTAGTTACCTCTGTTGTGAGTTGCACCGTTAACCTCTTCTACCgtgcagctttttattttttaataatatctGTTGTCTACTGAACGAtcaaaaggattttttttggcCTGAGCTCAGCAAAGCACACGCATCTGTTTACACTCGTGGCTGCTTCACAACAGCAGGAAAGCAGGTGTCAGAAGTCTTGCTCAGCAGCATGCTCACCAAAAGTTGCATACCGTGGGTTGCACACTGTGACAGATGGTTGGTAAAATGGGCCTTTTAACACTGCGGTTAAAACTCGGCAAGTCTGCTCATGTTAGTCACTCGTCTTGTCAGTGTCTTGGGGCTGGAACAAAGGAGCTTTTAAGATATCTGATGCCTTGCTCATCATTAGCCGATATTAACCTCTTGCCAATCCTCTACCTGGACTCTAGTAACCTCCGCGGCTTTGCCCTATCATAACCCCTTTGTCGGCAACCTGTAGTAACCTCCCAGTCAAATCAGCCCTATTGTTTGCGTCAGGCAGGTAGCTAAACTAGCAGTGCTCCATCACATGACGCCTGCTGGGCTCGACACAATAGGGCGcactgttggtgtgtgtgtgttcattggAGGGAATGGGATGTTTAACACCATATCAAAGCGCTGTTTGTTATGCCTGAGGCTAGTCAGCTACGGGGGCTTCGTTGTTATGGTCAGTGCTTTATCGGGGCCGGTGTAGActggctctgtttgtgtgccTCACGGCTGCTGCTTCttgcttctgttgttgttgctcctTTGGGAGCTCGCTGAATCAGACTGGAAGAGGTGTGTCCATTTGTTGCATATCCAACAAGGCACAATACACAAAAGTTTATTCTACCAGCAGTGATGCCCTGCTAGATCAGGATTACTAAACATGTTTACTTACAGGTTTTACAACACCTGCACTTAACACTTacaacacatgcagctcctcctgcaaatatccAGAGTTTTCTGTGAGTGTAAAAGCCCACATGGACTCATCCCAGTGTCGTCTTTAGTTCCAGTGAGGCACTGCTTCAATTTTTTCCACAAAACAATGGATTTAAATTAACTCTATGGAGTCAgaattatcttctttttttttttatttgactcaaaGTAGCCCTTTAAACCCTGTAAATATCCTTTTAAATCCCTTTAATTCCTAGTGTGACCTAATttgcacaaattaaaaaatgtctcacTTTGCATCATGCTTCAAAGAGTAACTGTGACCtcagggagttttttttttctttctcaaaaaATAACAAGCAGTTCTAGGGGATGTTGGCTTTTAAGtgccacataaaaaaaataaaaatctgctaTTTTTCCTTTAACTTTAAATTGTTTTGCGAGTTGAACTTTTGACGCAGGATGTTGagttaacttgtttttttaattctcttagACCTATTAATGATGACTCCACTAACAGGATCCCGTCTAGTCAACAACCAAAAAGCCGTCCGACTGGTTTGTTTCAAAAGCAGGTGACTGTAAGGCTGGTTGGTGCCTGTCCAATCTTCTTAGGGTTACTGTGCCAGAGGTCGACCAAAGGAGGGATCTGCTGCTCAGGTTACTTAAGTTCATGATGTCAGGGTGTTTCTCCTCTCCACATTGTGTCTCCTGCTGCGTGTAGCAAGAATTCCTCACATCTTGTGGTCAAAACAATGGAAAGGACCTGCCGTAgcttatttatttgaaaaattgAGCCGTTTTTCTTCTCCTGACAAGTACTCGATGTACTCGTATAATAGTTCAGACCAAACAATCACAATTGTTCATGACCACCATAAATCTTTTGAACCATTTTCTCAACTTTCACTGGATAAAGCTAACTCAATTTCAGCAACAATCCCTATTTATACCAggggaaaaaacatttgtgGACTTGACTTTAAATGGACATCATGCATGATCTTGAGGTTATTTAACAACATATTTGACAATGAGCCACAGATTTAAGAGATGCAAACCGGATGTTTTTCTCCACAAAGTCAGCAGGCACTGTCAAAGTCCAAGCATCtgcaagaaagagaaaaaaatcccacTCAGTCTTGCAGGGTCCCTCTGACTACTTTGCTTCCACTTTTAGAGCCTGTACTAAATTGCCTTTATAAGGAAGCTCCGCTAGTGTGCTTTGAGGAAGAGGTTGAAAAAGGGGAAAGTGAAGCAGAAAGGGTATTGAACTCTGTCACAGTTGCTTTTGCCACTTCTGcacccacacaaacaccagCTGTCTGTGGTGAAACTCTATCCCTGTAACGACCTCCTGCTCTGgcctgtgtgtgctgcagacgTGCTGACTCCTGATGGTTACACACGATGACAGTCCGATGAACTATGAAAGCAGCCACTGTTTGAAAAATTGGCTCCTCTATGGCGGAGCTGATCATATTACCTGTTCCTGCATAAATGTATTGTGTTTAAGAGTTTGCAAGTTGGCACTGATGTGATGACTTCTGCACTATTTGATATTCAGTATGATACTACTGTGATATTTCACATTCTGCTGCTGAGAATAtactgcagttgttgttgttgtgttgcattTATTCATCTGAACCCCTTGCTAAAGTTTCTGCCTGCCACATCATGTTTTGACCACTGCTCTCTTCTCTCCTTGTCCACCAGACACGTCTTCTTCATGCACGTGAAGGAAGACCTCCACAATGGTCACCTGCGCATGGGCTCCGAACAAGCAGAAGAACTGAGTGCGCTGCTGGCACAGGCCGAGTTCGGCGACTACAaccaaaacacagcacagtACTGGTACTCTGAACTGTGCGGAGAGGAGCCCAGCTCGTCCACCACGGACAGGTACGACGCTCTGACCTCAGAGTGACCAGGACAACTTTTTACAACATCTAGCTAGCCAATCATTTACTGCGTCCGTATGTGTCCGATCTCTAGAATCCCTGCCCTCAGCTGCCTCTGAGGGAGTTAAGAGTCCATACAGACTCCATAGAAAGTAAACAAAGGCTCATGGCATTGAGCCAAGAATAGATTAAAGTGGTGGATTGTGTTTGAGAAATGATAGGAAAAGAAACCACAATAAATCAAAATGCTAAGTAAAGTTAAATATGCTCCTCGAGTGCTACACTGAGATGAagcgtttgtttctttttgtcttgcagcatttatttaaaatgcactGCCTTGCTTTATCTCAGATTTGCGGAGGTGAAAGACACCAGATAAGAGTTCATCACACGTTTTGTTAGcttagatacacacacacacacacacacacacacacacacacacacacacacacacacacacacacacacacacacacacacacacacacacaccacatactCACTGTTCAGCCAAAAAGGGGCAGCTGACAGGAGAGATCACGTAGCATGTTTGCACTGACAGAACCTCCATCTTCACTGTTTTCTCTGTAAATAACACGAGGGTGACAAAAGTTTCATAGTTGCAGTATTTTGAGTTTGTGAAGATGGATTCTATAGAAGTGTGTAAACATTAGATCGCACTTTTCAAACTGCTACTGTCTGGAATTTATCCGAGACTTACTGCAGTGTAGTAAACAGGCCTTGTAGAGCATCCTAGAACCATTTGTCGTGCACATCTGCTTCTCCGATGCCTTAATTATACATTATCAAGCCACATCTGCTAAACCAGCTTCATTAAattatgtaaatacatgctatAGAGCTAGCTCTGTTCACCTACACTCAACCCCAGCCAGTTTGTAATGATGCCGCTGCATGAATGTTCCATGCACTTTATTAATTGACCTCCTAATTGTTGATTAATGTGGTGTGCACTGTGCAGGCTTTGTTTGTATGCCATGAGCAGGGAGGGGATGATTATAGGTGGTAAGCCGCTGAATAAACTttataaagacaataaaaaaagtggGTCAGtgaaaaaacaccctgagcacaacactgtttttaattttgacagagctgctgcatatgatgatgataataatgtcATGTGACAGAACTATTTAATTAAAGACCCTTTAGGAATCACatttgtgcaataacatgtcTTTGTATACAGACTATTCAAAACTGCAGCACAGAGCCTCACTGTCTAAAAGCAACAACACATTAGTCTGACTGTGCTGTCATACTGGGATCTATTTATAAACCCTTGATGgtttaacattaataaaataaaccTGAGGAGAGAACAAAAGTGAGACAACTCAACAAAACGACTGACGATGAACTGTGGACATTGCAGCAGGTACACAAACATCATGAAGCCACAGTTTGTAGAAATGAGCAGGCCTCACTGCCTAGTAGAAGCATTCAGCTCTGCTCTGCCTGACCATTGATCTAAAGTATAGTTCTCCCAAAAATAACCAGTTTAACATCAGAGCTTTCTGCCTGTGGGTGCAAATCAGCTTTGACAGTGAAAAATGCACCAGAAGTGCATTTATCCTGCTATAGGTTTATTCACCTATAGCTTCACACAGTGGGTGATCCTGCTTGTTCGATTATCTGAGGGAAATGTATTGAGTCAGAGAATGTCATTCCCAATCTCGGCTGGAGAACGAAATAataaatagttttctttttctccccttttcGTATCTCTCCCCTGCAGTATCATTTCCAGACACAAAGCTCTGGAGGGCTCAAGTCAGGGCTCTGTGGAGTACCAGGCCCTCCAATTGGTATCCTCTCTGGAGCATTACGGTGTGGAATGGCACTGGGTTCGTGACGCAAACGGCCAACGATTGGCCATTGGGGTCGGACCGGAGGGGATTGCCATCTGCAAGGAGGACTTCAGCTTAGTCAACAGGTACGCTATACCTAAACGTTGGCAAATAGCTCGATGCATTCTTGCACGAGTCATGTAACAGGACGTACAAAGttgcaggtttaaaaaaaaaaaaacatgtctgcttTATGTGACAAattcttctttatttgtatCTTTAGAGTAAGTTATCCAGTCATCCAGATCGCCACCCAGTCAGGGAAAACTGTGTACCTAACAGTGACCAAGGACACAAGTGACAGCGTGGTGCTTTTGTTCAAGCTGATCAGTAACCGGGCAGCCAGTGGACTGTACCGAGCCATCACAGAAACCCATGCCTTCTACAGGTGAGACAAACATGATAGCAAATTAACTTTAAGCTCTGTAGCTCAAGAATTTTGTGATTCAGTCCACACAGTGTTTGCAACAGCTGCTTCAGAACAACCTGTTCCAATGACACAGAGCTGTTAATGGTCACTGCCCTGCATTAAAGAGCACTAGATTGTCTGCCAGGGGGACAAAATATCCTAACCTAAAAAGCGCCTGGTAAACACTTGTTCTGCTCTACTTGGCATGCAAATGCTTACTGCAAACCAACACATTTGTACACATTGATTAAGTGTGctcatttccccttttttttaaacccttttttatggtgaaaatgcaataaaaaagtaGGTCATATAACAAGTCCTTGACCTGAATGAGTGTAGTTTTTCCAGTTGGTAACAATTGCTATTCCTCTGTTGCAAATAtgtgtgattgtctgtgtgtgtgtgtgtgactgaaaaTTGTAGTGAGCATGACAATTCAACGGCTGAGCCACAAAAATTGCTTAGTCAGTCACAATCATACAAAGGTACAAAAGACAGTCCTGTTCTTTTGTTTCAGGGATGGGTTTTAGCTCAGAATCTgcatatttctctctttttttttttttttgcaggcatGTCTTCATGCTGTTTGAACCAAAAAATGATTTTGGAATCTGAACAGGATAGTCCCAACACAGTTGGGTTATAAATGGATGTTGTGGGTTTTACTGGagatgtgtttcatgtttttaaatcatgtctTGTTTTCCTCTCTAGGTGTGACACAGTTACCAATGCAGTGATGATGCAGTACAGCAGAGACTTTAAAGGCCACCTGGCTTCACTTTTCCTCAACGAGAACATCAACCTGGGCAAGAAATACGTCTTTGACATTCGACGCACGTCCAAGGAGGTGTACGACCACGCCCGCCGCGCTCTCTACAACTCCGGAGTCGTGGACCTGATGTCCCGCTCCGGCAGCGGCGACCGCTCCTCTCCCTCGCGCTCCCCCAGCAGAGACGACCAGCAGGACGAGGAGCTGGACTGTGGAAGCTGCCAGCAGAGCCGAGCCCTGCAGGAGCGTCTGCAGAAGCTCAGAGAGGCTCTGCTGTGCATGCTGTGCTGCGAGGAGGAGATAGACGCTGCGTTCTGCCCCTGTGGACATATGGTGTGCTGCCAGACCTGTGCCAATCAGCTCCAGGTGAGGCTCCTCTACTCTCATTCTGACAGTGCTCGAtgctttttaaagttatttgaGCCGCATTGCAAGActgagggcgcactcacactaggccaaATTGCCCTGTACCATGCTGAAGCAagattgtcccccctcccctgcTGCCCTGCACTCACACTGAGCCAGACCCAACCAGGCCTCAGCACTGTTACCTCTTGGACATAAcaaaacagaatagaatagaattattgatcccaaactgggaaattgtggtgttacagcagcatgttatcagagcaaataaaacaatataagaatagaaaTGCatagtaaataagcacttaaaatatataagaagagatttatacattaaggatttaacttaacattcttactggttaaaaaaaatgaaatacaacatttattcaggcttgtcaactcAATGTAAAGTCGTATTAGAACATACGCTTGGATTTACGTCATCATAAAGCCTCTTTAAGTTTACAAAGAGCTCGTTGGCTCATTTTTAATCGTTTACCTGGATTACACAAGGCTCCATCGATTGTACGTCGTGTCCACATTGCTTACCCGAACTTGTGCTTCTGTATGAGCAACAAAAAGGAAGTAAGAAAGTGTATCGTGCCTGAGCCACGGTATGGAGCACTcgcactagtcaaacaaactgaacttggggtcaaacatgtttttaggCACGGTCAGATTGTCTAGTGTGAGAACCTCCTAAGAGTTGACAGTACTGCTGGCATTAGCTATACAGCGATGTCAACAAAACCTTAcataaaaatgaatttgtcaACAAGGCAAGGGCTTTAAAAACCAGAGAAActgctgtgatttatttctGGCTCGAGGCTCAAGACTCCTGAGCTATTACTTTAAAAAGCTCTTTAATTACACTACAGTTTCAACTTGTGATCCTTTTTATTGTCCTTACTCAACGTCTAAAGCTTTGCTTACACTCTGCTGACCTGATTTCCCCCTCTCCCTGTTAATCAGCTAactgtttcctgtctttgtgGAAGCAgatggtatgtgtgtgtgagttgtctTTTGAAGGATTATAGCGGGCAGCCAAGTCTCACATCTATTAGCTCGATTGAGATACGTGGCCCGGCTAATAGACGGAAATCTAGAAGAGAAAATTGGAAGGAAAGATCCACTGTGATTGTGGAAACAgtttttactttaaacaaaTAAGTTCCACTTGTTCATTCTCTTGACTTGGCTTCTCTTGCTTTTTACTGTTTCTCGTTCagtcacatgtttttaattcttaACGCTGCTGTTGGCCGGACGACCTGAGTGATGACTTTATTGTTCTGCTGGCTTTGGCccttcttgttttgttt contains:
- the mylipa gene encoding E3 ubiquitin-protein ligase MYLIP-A; this translates as MLCHVTRPDSVVMEVEVDAKANGEDCLNKVCRKLGIIEVDYFGLQFTGSKGENLWLNLRNRICQQMDNLTPCRLRLRVKFFVEPHLILQEQTRHVFFMHVKEDLHNGHLRMGSEQAEELSALLAQAEFGDYNQNTAQYWYSELCGEEPSSSTTDSIISRHKALEGSSQGSVEYQALQLVSSLEHYGVEWHWVRDANGQRLAIGVGPEGIAICKEDFSLVNRVSYPVIQIATQSGKTVYLTVTKDTSDSVVLLFKLISNRAASGLYRAITETHAFYRCDTVTNAVMMQYSRDFKGHLASLFLNENINLGKKYVFDIRRTSKEVYDHARRALYNSGVVDLMSRSGSGDRSSPSRSPSRDDQQDEELDCGSCQQSRALQERLQKLREALLCMLCCEEEIDAAFCPCGHMVCCQTCANQLQLCPVCRSEVEHVQHIYLPTCTSLLSLTLTDNHQQHRSSVPTPIHREMASPHSCSSTEFEHKIYHT